GTCAAGTATAAGATTCACGACTTGGTGCATGACCTTGCTCAGTCTGTTGCCGGGGATGAAGTCCAGATCATCAACTTTAAGAATGTCAATGGGCGCGCCGAAGCATGCTGCCGCTATGCGTCATTGGCTGATGACATGGGGGTCTCTAAATCTGAAGTTCTCCGGAGCATGCTTCGTAAAGTCCGCGCATTGCATTCCTGGGGTTATGCTCTTGATGTTCAGTTGTTGCTTCACTCCAGGTGCCTGAGGGTACTAGATTTGCGAGGCAGCCAAATTACAGAGCTTCCCAAGTCAGTTGGCAGATTAAAACACTTGAGGTACTTGGACGTCTCTTCATCCCCTATCACAAGCCTGCCCAATTGCATCAGTAACCTCCACAATCTGCAAACACTTCATTTGTCCAATTGTGGCAATCTATATGTGCTTCCCATGTCAATATGCAGTCTTGAGAATCTGGAAACCCTGAATCTTTCCTCTTGCCACTTTCAGACCTTGCCAGATTCCGTAGGGTATCTTCAAAACCTGCAAAATCTTAACATGTCATTTTGCAGTTTCCTCTGTACATTACCCAGCTCCATCGGTGAACTCCAAAGTTTGCAAGACTTGAATTTTAAAGGGTGCGTCAATCTTAAGATTCTGCCTGACACTATGTGCAGACTGCAAAATTTGCATTTCTTGAACCTCTCACAGTGTGGAATTCTCCGAGCGCTGCCCAAAAATATTGGGAATCTCTCAAATTTGTTGCATCTGAATTTATCACAATGCAGTGATCTTGAGGCAATCCCTGACTCGATAGGCTGCATTACAAGGCTGCATACTCTGGATATGTCTTACTGTAGCAGTTTGTCAGAATTACCTCGATCCGTTGGTGGCCTCCTGGAGCTTCAAACTCTCATTCTATCACATCATGCACGGAGTTTGGCATTGCCCATAGCAACCAGTCACCTACCAAACTTGCAGATTTTGGATCTCTCATTGAATATTGGTCTGGAGGAATTGCCTGAATCAATTGGTAATCTTCATAACTTGAAGGAGCTTATTTTGTTCCAGTGCTGGAATCTTCATAAGCTACCTGAGTCTATAGCAAACCTTATGATGCTGGAGAGGTTAAGCCTTGTTGGGTGTGCAGATCTAGCCTCGCTACCTGACGGCATGACAACCATCACTAATCTGAAGCACCTACAAAATGACCAGTGCCCATCTTTGGAGAGACTACCTGATGGATTTGGGCAATGGACTAAGCTTGAAACATTATCCTTGCTCATTATAGGTGACACATGCAGCAGTATTGCGGAGCTAAAAGATCTTATTCTTCTGAGTGGCAGTCTTAGAATTGAATGCCGCTCACACAAGAAGGATTTGACAAACGATGCCAGGAGAGCAAACTTGAGGAATAAGAGGAAACTAAGCAACTTGACTGTGTCATGGACCAGTTCATGCTCTTCTGATGAGCTGAAGAACGTCGAAACATTTCTTGAAGTTCTCTTGCCACCTGAAAACCTTGAGGTCCTTGAAATAAATGGCTACATGGGCACTAAATTTCCCAGCTGGATGATGGAGAGCATGGAATCCTGGCTTCCAAATATTACCTTCCTAAGTTTAGGCAACATCCCTAACTGTATATGCCTCCCACCTCTTGGTCATATTCCCAACCTCCATTCTCTTGAGCTCCGCTGCATTAGTGGTGTCCGTAGCATTGGACCTGAAATACTTGCCAAGGGACAGAAGAACACATTGTACCAGTCACTCAAGGAACTCCATTTTGAAGACATGCCTGATCTGGAGATCTGGCCAACCTCATTGGCAGGGGATAGTGAAGAAAGTCAACAGCAAGTATTCATGTTTCCAGTTCTTAAAACTGTCACTGCAAGTGGATGTCCAAAGATGAGACCAAGACCATGCCTCCCAGATGCTATAGCAGATTTGTCACTATCCAACAGCAGTGAGATGTTATCAGTTGGCAGGGTGTTCGGGCCATCATCTTCCAAACCGGCGTCACTTCTTAGGAGACTGTGGATTAGAAAGTGCCATGCTTCGTCGTGTGATTGGAACTTACTGCAGCACAGGCCAAAACTTGAGGATCTGACCATTGAGTACTGCGAAGGGCTACGTGTTTTGCCAGAGGCCATCAGGCACCTTAGCATGGTCCGGAAGCTGAAGATTGATAATTGCACTGATTTGGAAGTCCTTCCAGAATGGCTAGGTGATCTCGTAGCACTTGAGCATCTGGAGATAAGCTGCTGCGGGAAGTTGGTCTCACTGCCAGAAGGTTTGCGATCCTTAACTGCACTGGAGGAGTTGATTGTCAGTGATTGTGGCTCTGCACTGACTGAGAACTGCAGAAAAGGGACAGGCAAGGATTGGTTCAAGATCTGTCATATCCCAAGCATCCTCATCTCGTGACGTGACAGGTAATAATGCATTATCTTTTGGTGAGGAATTACTTTTAGTTAACTCAAACAAAAAAGCTAGCTGTTCTTTAGAACTGAGTTTTTCTTCTTTGACATGGGCAGCAACAACGGAGGTCATTCTCCAAGGATTCTAGTGCAACACCTGTGCATGAATAGCGTACCTGAATGAAAGTAACTGTTTGTTACCTATTCAAAAGGTAAACCAGCCTAGCAACGTGTCCCTTGCGGTTCTTTGAAGGTTTGCTTGATTGTATCATCCTATTTGTACGCAAGAACATTTTTAGGAGTTGTTAGATTGTATCTGCTCCTAGTGCGGTTCAGACAAATAATATCCATGTTGAGAGCTAGTTATATTCAAAGGAGTGAAGCTCCAGCCAGGTCCTGGTCTGGTATAAACTGACCAGGAGTATACGATGTGCATTATAAAGTAAAAAACCACAAGTAAGTTATGTCACTAATGCAGAGACAACGACATCAGCAAACACCAGAATTTGGTTCATTGCCACAACATTATACGGAAACTGCAATCTGTTTAAATCCAGAAACAGAAGCATACAATTTCGTGGAGCTGCAATTTTTATAATGGAATCTTTTGATATTTTTCCAGCTTCAGTGGCTGCACAGTAGTAGTTCCTAATAAGCTGAAGGGTACACGTTTATGGTCCATTCATTTGAGCTTCATGCATAACACTAGAAGGGTTGGGCGCGCTTCGCTGCGCCATTGGTGCTGTTGGGATTTCATAATTTTCTTAATTTGGTTGGCGCATGGGAGAGATGATGGTTGCGTTTTCTTTTCTTATAGCTAGCACAGTGGCCCGCGCCCGCAATGCATGGGCACCATCTTTATCAAATTAGAAAAAAAATATTTAATTTTCTGATGCATAATAGTTGTTTGTTAGTGGTATGTTCGTTAAAGAATACTATAATTGGAATTATATTGAACTTATTCTTCTTTACAACATGCCCCATAGTAGCTTGAAAATTTTCTTCTGTTTCACAACCGTCTATTCTGATTTCTTTAGAGGAAAGCAAAGGATTAGGTAAAACTTTGTTGAAAATGTAAACTTAAAAATAAAGTAAGCCCcgaaggacaaatatttgatttgcCTGAACCTAGATGTAGAGCTACAGCATTTTAAGATATGATGATGGAAAAGTTGAGCCATAGCGTTAACTGCTTTCCATATATTTCTGTTACAGAAAAAACTTCTTAGTAATGCAATACTGTTGCCTTTTCCACTAAGCTATTGACTCCCAATCAAAATTAGTCGATGCCCTAGGTGTGGGCTATGGGCATGCCTGTGACTGTGAGGACGCTCTGCATATTTTCATCCTATGTTCGCATGCTGACATGGTTTGACAACGTGTTGGCATCAGTCCACCTCACTGCATCGATGAGCTTTGGGTGTGCGAGAGTCTGCCTTGAATCGATCTGTCCATATGGTCGACGGTGAAAGGACTCTGGATCGGGTAGGCTAGGGTTTCGGAGTAGATCGAACTATCTGTAGTCTGTCTATGATCTGTTTGTGTGTATACCTTAGCGTTCCGGCCATCGCTGGTTCAGTGATGAAGGTCTGCGCACGGGCAGCGACGGTCGGTGTAGGGGTCGACGGTGAAGTGCGACAGGGCGTTGTGGAGCTTCCCATCGCTGAGCGGCTTTCCTCGATCGGTGAGGTTAGGGAGGTGGGCGACGGTTCTGTTTTGGCGCACGTGCCCTAGTGGCCCCCACCTCCCTCTTATAGCCAGCACGACAGGGGCCCACAACCCAGTTGGGTTGGGCTCCCCCGATCAGGGAGCGAGTCAAGGGTCCAATGGGCCTTTGGGCCCATTGATGGAGAGATCAATACTAACACACGGTGCTTCTCATCATTCTTTGGAAGATATATGGGTGGTCCCGAAATGCTATGCCCTTCAACAAAATTGACCACCATAGCTCCATCACTCTTAGATTGATTGTTGAGGACATGCCTCTTTGAAGTCATAGGCTTAAAAAGCAGGCTCAAAAGGGGTTGCCTTCTCGTGTCAGTCATACCTGTCCACACGATTTACCGTGCCTTTGTAATTTCTTTTTTTGTAATCATTTGTACCATGGTTACAACTTTTAAGCAACTAGATGAtacccgcgcgttgctgcgggaattgctAACAAAGAATAATCTTATGTTTAGAAACATAAGATTCTTTTGTGAAAAATAGGATATGTCGATGATAGAGAAATTTCTTGGAAAAAATAACGTTAGGAGTAATAGAACAACGTGCTTCATTTGTACCATGGTTACAACTTTTAAGCAACTAGATGAtacccgcgcgttgctgcgggaattgctAACAAAGAATAATCTTATGTTTAGAAACATAAGATTCTTTTGTGAAAAATAGGATATGTCGATGATAGAGAAATTTCTTGGAAAAAATAACGTTAGGAGTAATAGGACAACGTGCTGAAAAGTCGGAAATGTGTGTATGTGAATTTTCTACTAATTCATACCTTGATAGTACATCATCGAGGTGATGAGCAGAGACATCTCAACCCTTAGCAAAACCTAAAACAACAACAACACTATAGTTATGCATTCCATAAAAAGATAGCTAGAAGAAAAAAACCGAGTTCGCTGATAATCTAATTTTCTATTTTTAAAAGGTCATTTATATATCATGAGGCTCATTGTTGACTGAATCATGCTTCTTACCAGATCAATGTTGTCCATTGCTACCATTCATGAAAATATACACATGTAGctctgattttttttttgtttgtCATGTCTAGTGAGCAATCATACATGCTTCTATATTTGGTAAAGCTTAGTTCCATTTCTAAAAAATAGTATAGTGAGCTACCTGCGTGTAGGCAAGAAATCAAATTGGGATTAAAAGACTACCTTAAACATTGGAGTTTCGAGGCGATGAAGGCATCTGGCACAATTCAGAGCCTTCGGATCCATGTCCACAGTGGGCGGTGGCAACACACGTCTCCACTTTATGGTTGTCCTCTCGGTAGTAGTGTTCTTCTCCATCGATTTGGCACCTCTAGACCAGTAGTACCCAGTGGCGAGTGTAGAATTTTGACATTTTCAATATAAAAAATCAGACCAAAATTTAATGGCCTACAAATTGTTCACTGCAAATCAGAATTTGGCCTCATTATCTCTCTGATCTGATCAGATAAACCAATTCACCAAACCAATCGGTCCAAAAGTAGGCCAAGAGATTGATTGGTTTTTGACACACCTTTGCCGCCCTACCTGACGCGTTCAGTCTGCAGTCGATGTCGCCTCCGCGCGGCGCATCGCCCCGCTGCTACGTCTGCACCGCTGACTGCCTCCGACCTATTATGCTGGTTGATGCACGCCGGTGCTGCTACCGGTGCCTGCCCGCGACCTATCCACATCGCCGCATCACCAACATAGTTGGAAGGCAGAAAGATTTATTTGTGGTTCGTACGTAGCTGTATCTTTAGACTGGATATAAAGGAGCGGTCGATGTGGGAGCTGAACTGAGCTTTATCTCAGTAAATGGGCCTATAAATGACAAATAAGATTCCTTAAAAAAACTAGTAGCTCTTAAAATGATTTTTTTCCTTACAACGACAAAAGCTCGATCAGTCGACTAAtatattttctaaaaaaatcatcacAAAGGCGCTCACACAAGTAGAGAGCACTGAACAAGCAGGCGGTGCGATGCCCCTaggtatacctggccatgggccgggctgggtcgggcctaaaaaagcccacggcagaaaactgaggcctagtgatgtagggcggaaccctatgggccgatctttcacgtttggagtgaatcctatgaggaacacgaagaacgcgcggaagaacacgagggaaatcacgaggggaaaacaagagaaacactcaaccgacacgaaattaatcacacaagtgctagatcatcgaggcacaaagtaacacgagatccaaagtcaacaagggacgatacaagagtaaccgttcttctccgtgaggaggtcttgattgtcttctccggatgaaggccttgaatccggatggatcttctccgaagaggtgcagtccctcacgaggagtagatccggtacggatgagcaatgctctatctcaaatgagctatcacaatgctaaccctagaacgtaggtggagggggagtatatatagtctaaggggcgaagggatacatgggcctcggcccagaggtgctgcacgcaggcaggaggaagccggatgtccgggcatcgggccggatgtccgggtgttcgcgacgggccggatgtccggtctgaccggccggatgtccgggctggtggagtTGGCCCTGTTGCTCTCTAGATggacggggccggatgtccgggcggagGGGCCGGATGTTCGGTGCTTCAGGAGAGGCTGGATGTCCGGGgtggcggccggatgtccgggctgtcggggcatGCTTCTTATCTTCCTGGACGGCgtgtccggatgtccgggccggaGGCCGGATTTCCGATGAGGTGGGCCAGATGTctgggctggacgccggatgtccggttcCTGTAGCTTCTTCGGCAGAGTCCTAGCCatgtagatctccaggggccggatgtccggggccatggccagatgtccggtgcctggaggttGTTCTCGctttcttccgttggttctctatTTCCGTGGACTTGGGGTCTTAACCATCTTCATGTACAtgctcgggagggtcctcttggtacctaatcatgcacagcATTCCTGATTTAGGCAGtaaccatgtctcgagaggatcatatgagatatcactaaggagagaagtcacctcggtctcgagagctctagctcgtactctagtcatgggtcctcttggtgcttggtaaGACGATGGAagatccatggggatgaccgaaggatgctctgcatcatctcccccccccccttggggaagatccgacctcggatcgaaatcctcatcaccatggtacggggagagatcgaagacgttgaagatgtcgctcacgttgtacttgtcgcgtgggaggtcgatcttgtaaacgttgttgttgtagtgtgctagcaccttgaagggtccatcggctcgagggagaagtttggacttgcattcgttggggaagcggtccttgcgaaggtgtagccacacgaggtctccaatgttgaatatcatgggatgcttgttgatgttgagcttggttgcgagtcgttgtacttggcgctcgatggtgtgccttgtatcttcatgcatcttcttgatgtagcttgcacgggcacttgcgtcgaggttggtgcgctcttgtagaggaagagatagaatgtccaatggggacaacgggttgaagccgtagacgacctcgaagggggacttgccggtcgccgaatgtcttgcacggttgtaggcatactcggtgatgggtagacactcctctcactcctt
Above is a window of Triticum aestivum cultivar Chinese Spring chromosome 6B, IWGSC CS RefSeq v2.1, whole genome shotgun sequence DNA encoding:
- the LOC123136257 gene encoding putative disease resistance protein RGA1; the protein is MAEGVLASSIVKAVLAKFGSSVWGELALLRSFRTDLKAMEDEFATIRSVLADAEVRGGSGDSAVRDWLRRLKNLAHDIDDFLDACHTDLRAGRRRRRRGNPACGSTATCIVSSVVMAHRLRSLRRKLDAVAAGRDRLRLNPNVSPPAHPVAPPKRETISKVDETKTVGRAADKERLMKLVLDLASEEDVSVIPIVGFGGLGKTTLAQLVFNDRRANDEVFDLRIWVSMSVDFSLRRLIQPIASATKLKRDLTSLEAIANFLSETFTGKKYLLVLDDVWSESQEEWERLKLLLKDGKRGSKIMVTTRSRKVAMMVRTVPPFVLQGLSDDDCWELFKGKAFEEGEEHMHPKLVKLGKGIVQKCGGVPLAAKALGSMLRFKRNEESWIAVKDSEIWQLDKEDTILPSLKLTYDQMPPGLKQCFAYCASFPRNYEIDRDKLIQRWIALGFIEPTKYGCQSVFDQANDYFEHLLWMSFLQEVVEHDLSKKELEEDHNVKYKIHDLVHDLAQSVAGDEVQIINFKNVNGRAEACCRYASLADDMGVSKSEVLRSMLRKVRALHSWGYALDVQLLLHSRCLRVLDLRGSQITELPKSVGRLKHLRYLDVSSSPITSLPNCISNLHNLQTLHLSNCGNLYVLPMSICSLENLETLNLSSCHFQTLPDSVGYLQNLQNLNMSFCSFLCTLPSSIGELQSLQDLNFKGCVNLKILPDTMCRLQNLHFLNLSQCGILRALPKNIGNLSNLLHLNLSQCSDLEAIPDSIGCITRLHTLDMSYCSSLSELPRSVGGLLELQTLILSHHARSLALPIATSHLPNLQILDLSLNIGLEELPESIGNLHNLKELILFQCWNLHKLPESIANLMMLERLSLVGCADLASLPDGMTTITNLKHLQNDQCPSLERLPDGFGQWTKLETLSLLIIGDTCSSIAELKDLILLSGSLRIECRSHKKDLTNDARRANLRNKRKLSNLTVSWTSSCSSDELKNVETFLEVLLPPENLEVLEINGYMGTKFPSWMMESMESWLPNITFLSLGNIPNCICLPPLGHIPNLHSLELRCISGVRSIGPEILAKGQKNTLYQSLKELHFEDMPDLEIWPTSLAGDSEESQQQVFMFPVLKTVTASGCPKMRPRPCLPDAIADLSLSNSSEMLSVGRVFGPSSSKPASLLRRLWIRKCHASSCDWNLLQHRPKLEDLTIEYCEGLRVLPEAIRHLSMVRKLKIDNCTDLEVLPEWLGDLVALEHLEISCCGKLVSLPEGLRSLTALEELIVSDCGSALTENCRKGTGKDWFKICHIPSILIS